Genomic DNA from Rana temporaria chromosome 1, aRanTem1.1, whole genome shotgun sequence:
GGGTCCTTGGGTAAGTGAGTCAGAATAAAGTTTGGAGGGGGAAGCTGACGGAACTCTAGTTTGTACCCCTCCCTTACGATTTGGAGAATGTGGGGACTTTGAGTAATACTCTCCCACCTGGGAAGGAACtgggagagtcttcccccgacCTTCCCGTCATTTGGAGTCCTTGTCGCTGGGTTTTGGATTGGAAAAAAGGAtaccccctttttgtttttccttcccaGCACCCCAACGTCTGTTGTAAGGGGCCTTCTTCTCCGAGGAACGGTTCTTACCTCCAAACcccccctgggggcctcgaaaaaactttttcttgttTTGTCTAGGCTTAGTAGGAAAACGCACCCCTTTCTCTGAGGACCTAGTCAGGGCCTGATCCAGGCCCGTACCGAAGAGAAGGGAGCCCTCGAAGGGAAGACCACAAAGGCGGTTCTTAGACGCAAGGTCCCCATTCCACATCTTGACCCATACTGCTCTTCTGGCAGAGTTGAGGAGGGCTCCTGTCTTTGCGGTAGAACGTACCGTCTCTACTGAGGTGTCTGCTAAATAAGCTACTGCGCTCCCTATGAGCTGAAGGGATTCTAGAATCCCCTTAGAGTCTGAACCCTGGGACACATGTTCCATCAACTTGGAGATCCAAGAATTAGCATTCCTAGCAATACAGGCCGAAGCCAATGCGGGGCTCAAGGCAGCCGCATTAGCTTCCCAGGCCCTACACAAGGAGGTCTCTGCCCGCCGATCCATAGGATCTTTCAAGTTGCCTGTGTCCTCAAAGGAGAGGTCCGACTGTTTGGAAATTTGCGCGAGGGGAGCATCTAATCTAggtattttaaaaaatttagactcctcctcctctttaaaGGGGCAACGTCGTTTCCAGGTCTTGTATCTTAAAAGCTTTTTCTCTGGTTCTGCCCATTCCCTGAGGATGATATCCTTAAGGGACTGATGTACCGGAATAGCTTTGGCCTGAGGTTTAGACAGGCCTTGGTATAACCTATCCTGTGTGGAAATTTCTTCCGTAGGCTGTGGAATCTCCTCGGAGGCGTACACTGCCTCAAGGAGACCTTCCATGTCGTCGGCAGCAAAGACATATCTGCCTGTCCTAGTATCCTCATTTTCTTCTTCCGCCTGACCAATAGAACCTTCCTCCTGGGGAGGAATCTCTGAATCTTCAGAGTCAGATACTAAGGAACCAAGGGATTCCTGGCGGACTCTAAAAATCTGCGAAGAGGAACTTTCTTGAGAAGAGGGCCCTGCGATGGGGGCTTCAGGCTCTTTGCTCTTTAAAGACACATGAAATTCTTTAAGAGTAGAGAGCATCTCAGACTGGACCTCAAGAAATCCTTTCAGAATTTCAGAGGTCTCCTTCCCTGCCAATTTAATGATACATTTAGCACAAAAGGGTTTGGAATAATCTGAGGGTAACTTGCAACTACAATAGCCACATTTTTTGGAGCGACTAGTGTCTTTAACTGAACGACTAGCACCCCCCTGGGCAACAAAATCCTCCCCTAGAAAGAAAAGGATACACAGGCATGTATGTAAATACTAGGGAACAACTACTGGGTCCCAGCCCACCATACCTGTGTCCAGGAAGACTCACCCCCTGTGGTCTCCTCCGCAGCCGGGGTCGTAGACGACCGGACCTCTCGCTCCATCGCGTGAGGATGAAGGCGCCGCTCTCTCTCGGCTGCTGCTGCCCTTTCGTGTGTCTCCGGTGCCGTGGGAAGCCGACTGGCGTGTTGGAGCTGCAGCGCGCCATCTTTGCTGAGCCGACCCGGAAGTGACACGCGCcgcgcgtgtgacgtcattgcccTGCGCCGCCGGCTCTGTGAGACGCCGGTTTTGGCGCCAAATTCGAAAACGGCAATGAACGCTCCAGGGAATCCAGGACGACCCAGTCGCAGCCCCAGACCGCACAGAAAACCCCCACCACCGGAGAGAGCCTGACCCACAGACCTCCAAGGTAAGGGgaaagctcagagagagagagtggatcAGCCCCTGGAGCTCCAGAATAGCCACCTATCCCCAGGAGACTCCAGCACTCAGGGGGGTTCTTCAACCCACATAGTGAGGCCCCCCTGAGCAAGAAGGGACCCCCTAGGAATGGAAATCTTCGCTAAACCCAAAGGCTACCCAGTGCCTGCGGTTCAGTTCCcaggggggggaccaccagccccaggccttaggtcagaaaaaaataaacgtttcgctgtggggaaacacaatcaagaactgaggagcacgggaaggggcggggtttttaacctctttttgattgtgtttcctgtcaggagaagccagtcatctctcagggtgccgtcctggaagacgactagagaaaaaataacatttagaaggggattcgaaagaaaaaggtaagtgaacaaacaatgcactagcttaaaggaacctatttagaaaataaaaaacaaacctttacaacccctttaaagtagttgtaaaggcacaatggcccagattcaggtagatccgcgcaatatttgcgtgggcaaagggcaacgatttttgctctgcgcccacgcaaatatttcgatttgcccgcgattcacggagcagtagctccgtaaattgcgcgggcgctatgctaattagcccggcgtaagggcgcctaatgtaaatgatcccgccgggggcggaaatcatttaaattaggcgcgctcccgcgccgagcgaacagcgcatgctccgtcgggaaactttcccgacgtgcattgcggcaaatgacgtcgcaaggacgtcatttgcttctaagtgaacgtgaatggcgtccagcgccattcacgaatcacttacgtaaacgacgtgaaatttaaatttcacgagc
This window encodes:
- the LOC120917789 gene encoding uncharacterized protein LOC120917789; translated protein: MLSTLKEFHVSLKSKEPEAPIAGPSSQESSSSQIFRVRQESLGSLVSDSEDSEIPPQEEGSIGQAEEENEDTRTGRYVFAADDMEGLLEAVYASEEIPQPTEEISTQDAPLAQISKQSDLSFEDTGNLKDPMDRRAETSLCRAWEANAAALSPALASACIARNANSWISKLMEHVSQGSDSKGILESLQLIGSAVAYLADTSVETVRSTAKTGALLNSARRAVWVKMWNGDLASKNRLCGLPFEGSLLFGTGLDQALTRSSEKGVRFPTKPRQNKKKFFRGPQGGFGGKNRSSEKKAPYNRRWGAGKEKQKGGILFSNPKPSDKDSK